A part of Papilio machaon chromosome 11, ilPapMach1.1, whole genome shotgun sequence genomic DNA contains:
- the LOC106714023 gene encoding death-associated inhibitor of apoptosis 1 isoform X2 — protein MPILVDCSRRNVAANNSTSPLTSQMVTQLFRSAPREAKLRPLVDPLVLPSPGCDVNNGSASSSPSATSPTGSSDKTDNHDTFGFYSEAPDMRREEERLKTFDKWPVDFLSPEQLARNGFYYLGRGDEVRCAFCKVEIMRWVEGDDPAKDHQRWAPQCPFLRRHATAGNVPLESPSAAGRDECGVRAPPSATPVRMPGPVHPRYASEAARLRTFKDWPRCMRQKPEELAEAGFFYTGHGDKTKCFYCDGGLKDWENDDVPWEQHARWFDRCAYVQLVKGRDYVQKVMSEACAISAPKEQRESTLAASTDPAKSKSEKEENVVEDSKLCKICYAEERNVCFVPCGHVVACAKCALSTDKCPMCRRTFTNAVRLYFS, from the coding sequence TGGCAGCCAACAATTCAACGTCACCACTCACCAGTCAAATGGTGACACAGCTGTTCCGAAGCGCCCCGCGAGAAGCGAAACTGAGACCGCTCGTGGACCCCTTGGTGTTGCCCAGTCCCGGCTGCGACGTGAACAATGGCTCGGCCTCATCCTCCCCCTCTGCAACCTCGCCCACCGGCTCCTCGGATAAAACCGATAACCACGACACCTTCGGCTTCTATTCCGAAGCCCCCGACATGCGACGCGAAGAGGAGAGGCTCAAGACGTTCGACAAGTGGCCCGTGGACTTTCTTTCGCCCGAGCAGCTAGCGCGCAACGGCTTCTACTACCTCGGCCGCGGCGACGAGGTCCGCTGCGCCTTTTGTAAAGTCGAAATCATGCGCTGGGTGGAGGGCGACGACCCCGCTAAGGACCACCAGCGGTGGGCCCCGCAGTGCCCCTTTCTGAGGCGGCACGCGACCGCCGGCAACGTGCCGCTCGAGAGCCCGAGCGCCGCCGGCCGCGACGAGTGCGGCGTGCGCGCCCCGCCCAGCGCCACGCCCGTGCGCATGCCCGGCCCCGTGCACCCCCGATACGCCTCCGAGGCGGCGCGTCTCCGCACCTTCAAAGACTGGCCGCGGTGCATGCGACAGAAACCAGAGGAGCTGGCGGAGGCCGGCTTCTTCTACACCGGCCACGGCGACAAAACGAAATGCTTCTACTGCGACGGCGGCCTCAAGGACTGGGAGAACGACGACGTCCCGTGGGAGCAGCACGCGCGCTGGTTCGACCGCTGCGCTTACGTTCAGCTGGTGAAAGGTCGCGACTACGTACAAAAAGTGATGTCGGAGGCCTGCGCCATCTCGGCACCCAAAGAACAGAGGGAGTCCACCCTCGCGGCGTCCACCGATCCCGCAAAGAGTAAAAGCGAAAAAGAGGAGAACGTCGTGGAGGACTCGAAGCTGTGCAAGATATGCTACGCGGAGGAGCGCAACGTGTGCTTCGTGCCGTGCGGGCACGTGGTGGCGTGCGCCAAGTGCGCGCTGTCGACGGACAAGTGCCCGATGTGCCGGCGGACGTTCACGAACGCGGTGCGGCTGTACTTCTCGTGA
- the LOC106714023 gene encoding death-associated inhibitor of apoptosis 1 isoform X1 has protein sequence MDDESTSEESNQGNEQAIAGPSKVAANNSTSPLTSQMVTQLFRSAPREAKLRPLVDPLVLPSPGCDVNNGSASSSPSATSPTGSSDKTDNHDTFGFYSEAPDMRREEERLKTFDKWPVDFLSPEQLARNGFYYLGRGDEVRCAFCKVEIMRWVEGDDPAKDHQRWAPQCPFLRRHATAGNVPLESPSAAGRDECGVRAPPSATPVRMPGPVHPRYASEAARLRTFKDWPRCMRQKPEELAEAGFFYTGHGDKTKCFYCDGGLKDWENDDVPWEQHARWFDRCAYVQLVKGRDYVQKVMSEACAISAPKEQRESTLAASTDPAKSKSEKEENVVEDSKLCKICYAEERNVCFVPCGHVVACAKCALSTDKCPMCRRTFTNAVRLYFS, from the coding sequence TGGCAGCCAACAATTCAACGTCACCACTCACCAGTCAAATGGTGACACAGCTGTTCCGAAGCGCCCCGCGAGAAGCGAAACTGAGACCGCTCGTGGACCCCTTGGTGTTGCCCAGTCCCGGCTGCGACGTGAACAATGGCTCGGCCTCATCCTCCCCCTCTGCAACCTCGCCCACCGGCTCCTCGGATAAAACCGATAACCACGACACCTTCGGCTTCTATTCCGAAGCCCCCGACATGCGACGCGAAGAGGAGAGGCTCAAGACGTTCGACAAGTGGCCCGTGGACTTTCTTTCGCCCGAGCAGCTAGCGCGCAACGGCTTCTACTACCTCGGCCGCGGCGACGAGGTCCGCTGCGCCTTTTGTAAAGTCGAAATCATGCGCTGGGTGGAGGGCGACGACCCCGCTAAGGACCACCAGCGGTGGGCCCCGCAGTGCCCCTTTCTGAGGCGGCACGCGACCGCCGGCAACGTGCCGCTCGAGAGCCCGAGCGCCGCCGGCCGCGACGAGTGCGGCGTGCGCGCCCCGCCCAGCGCCACGCCCGTGCGCATGCCCGGCCCCGTGCACCCCCGATACGCCTCCGAGGCGGCGCGTCTCCGCACCTTCAAAGACTGGCCGCGGTGCATGCGACAGAAACCAGAGGAGCTGGCGGAGGCCGGCTTCTTCTACACCGGCCACGGCGACAAAACGAAATGCTTCTACTGCGACGGCGGCCTCAAGGACTGGGAGAACGACGACGTCCCGTGGGAGCAGCACGCGCGCTGGTTCGACCGCTGCGCTTACGTTCAGCTGGTGAAAGGTCGCGACTACGTACAAAAAGTGATGTCGGAGGCCTGCGCCATCTCGGCACCCAAAGAACAGAGGGAGTCCACCCTCGCGGCGTCCACCGATCCCGCAAAGAGTAAAAGCGAAAAAGAGGAGAACGTCGTGGAGGACTCGAAGCTGTGCAAGATATGCTACGCGGAGGAGCGCAACGTGTGCTTCGTGCCGTGCGGGCACGTGGTGGCGTGCGCCAAGTGCGCGCTGTCGACGGACAAGTGCCCGATGTGCCGGCGGACGTTCACGAACGCGGTGCGGCTGTACTTCTCGTGA
- the LOC106714023 gene encoding death-associated inhibitor of apoptosis 1 isoform X3: protein MDTIRVAANNSTSPLTSQMVTQLFRSAPREAKLRPLVDPLVLPSPGCDVNNGSASSSPSATSPTGSSDKTDNHDTFGFYSEAPDMRREEERLKTFDKWPVDFLSPEQLARNGFYYLGRGDEVRCAFCKVEIMRWVEGDDPAKDHQRWAPQCPFLRRHATAGNVPLESPSAAGRDECGVRAPPSATPVRMPGPVHPRYASEAARLRTFKDWPRCMRQKPEELAEAGFFYTGHGDKTKCFYCDGGLKDWENDDVPWEQHARWFDRCAYVQLVKGRDYVQKVMSEACAISAPKEQRESTLAASTDPAKSKSEKEENVVEDSKLCKICYAEERNVCFVPCGHVVACAKCALSTDKCPMCRRTFTNAVRLYFS, encoded by the coding sequence TGGCAGCCAACAATTCAACGTCACCACTCACCAGTCAAATGGTGACACAGCTGTTCCGAAGCGCCCCGCGAGAAGCGAAACTGAGACCGCTCGTGGACCCCTTGGTGTTGCCCAGTCCCGGCTGCGACGTGAACAATGGCTCGGCCTCATCCTCCCCCTCTGCAACCTCGCCCACCGGCTCCTCGGATAAAACCGATAACCACGACACCTTCGGCTTCTATTCCGAAGCCCCCGACATGCGACGCGAAGAGGAGAGGCTCAAGACGTTCGACAAGTGGCCCGTGGACTTTCTTTCGCCCGAGCAGCTAGCGCGCAACGGCTTCTACTACCTCGGCCGCGGCGACGAGGTCCGCTGCGCCTTTTGTAAAGTCGAAATCATGCGCTGGGTGGAGGGCGACGACCCCGCTAAGGACCACCAGCGGTGGGCCCCGCAGTGCCCCTTTCTGAGGCGGCACGCGACCGCCGGCAACGTGCCGCTCGAGAGCCCGAGCGCCGCCGGCCGCGACGAGTGCGGCGTGCGCGCCCCGCCCAGCGCCACGCCCGTGCGCATGCCCGGCCCCGTGCACCCCCGATACGCCTCCGAGGCGGCGCGTCTCCGCACCTTCAAAGACTGGCCGCGGTGCATGCGACAGAAACCAGAGGAGCTGGCGGAGGCCGGCTTCTTCTACACCGGCCACGGCGACAAAACGAAATGCTTCTACTGCGACGGCGGCCTCAAGGACTGGGAGAACGACGACGTCCCGTGGGAGCAGCACGCGCGCTGGTTCGACCGCTGCGCTTACGTTCAGCTGGTGAAAGGTCGCGACTACGTACAAAAAGTGATGTCGGAGGCCTGCGCCATCTCGGCACCCAAAGAACAGAGGGAGTCCACCCTCGCGGCGTCCACCGATCCCGCAAAGAGTAAAAGCGAAAAAGAGGAGAACGTCGTGGAGGACTCGAAGCTGTGCAAGATATGCTACGCGGAGGAGCGCAACGTGTGCTTCGTGCCGTGCGGGCACGTGGTGGCGTGCGCCAAGTGCGCGCTGTCGACGGACAAGTGCCCGATGTGCCGGCGGACGTTCACGAACGCGGTGCGGCTGTACTTCTCGTGA